A region of the Vidua chalybeata isolate OUT-0048 chromosome 7, bVidCha1 merged haplotype, whole genome shotgun sequence genome:
TTGCCTGCCCAGCTTTTGGGAGTAGTTTCCCAGGGTTCCCACCAACCTCTGCTGAAGCTTCCATCAGCAGTGGCTTCCCAGTCCCTCAGCAGATGTCTTCAGAAGAAAGCCTCAGCAGAAAATCTTCAGAAGAATGCCTTAAGCAGAAGGGCACCTGGGAGGATGGAAAGTATTATAGGGAGTAAGAATCTTCTTCATTGCAGACTTTTTTACTTGAGACATCCATCTTCATCTTCTCTCTGTGTTCATTTAACCCAGCAAGCATCCAACAAAGACAAATAGTTGTTGGTGTCTGGGGCTGCCTTCCAGACAGGGACCCAGTGCATTCCACAGGTCCCCTTGAAGTCTGTCTCCCCTAGACCCATAATAGGTTTTTCACCCCAAAGTCTAACACTCAGCAGAAATCCAGGGCAGAAAGAGGCTTGTCCAAAATAAAAGTCCTGtccacaaataaataaaatcacctTCACGTAAATCCAGATGTCATTCCTCTCCACGTCGCTGTTTTGCTTTCCCACGCACAAATGGGAAAAAGTCTAAACTTGGTTCTTTTGCCCGCTCTGTTATTTTATCTATGGGAACATTgccaatcttttttttttttttgtgcaagtATCCAAGCAAAAGACCCAGGAATCCTCTTGCGCTTTTGCCAGCATTAGTCTTTGGTCAAACTTTCTGAGCTTCAACAGGTCTTGAGGTTCTCCATGTGGTGAGATTTGTTGCAAACCCATTTATAGTGATGCAATTTTTTAACCATAAGATACAATAAAGACTGAGAGGTCTAAATGAACTGATTCTGGCCCTAGATGCTGTAGGAGGCTTTATATTGTCTACAGACATGTGAGGGGAGCTGGGAGTTAGCAGAGTGACCACTGGTCAGTCCTGGGCTGCCCAGAGCCTCCGCAAGAGAAATCCCAGCACTTCTGCAGTTCGAAAGGGAAGAGGTGCTCCTCTTAagactttatttatttttaaattttaccttGCAGTTTTTTCTGTCACAAACAGATTTTTGACTAAATCAGCCatgtcaggaaaagaaatgggaatgaatgaatgaatgaatgaattaattaattaattaattaattaattaatacaaGCACAACCAGCCCCTTTTTTGCAGCAATTTTGCAAAGGGCAGGGCAGAAGACAAGAACACTTCTTTCAAAAGGGGATCTTCGATTCATGCCATGACCATTCTTGACCCTTCCTGTAAGAGGAAGTTTCCCTGttctcccctgctctgccttctcggggtttctccttttctgcacCAACTCTGCCTGAGCCCATGGATCtgtttttttaactgcaaaatGGAGAAAGGGTCGGGAGCATGGGGCAGCCCCTCCACGCACCCACCTCCGCCCGAACTCAGGGGAGTTGGCAGAGCCGCTCACTGCCCTGCCTTGGGGGAGCGGCGCTCCCCGCTAACTCCTAGCTGCACTCCCCCCCCCGCTGCCTCGGCCCGGTCCGACACCGAGCAGCGCCGCTCCGGGCGGCGGTTTTCCCTGAATCCTCATAAATAAAACTGCACATAAAGTTGTAACAGAAAAAGCAGCGGAACTGCACAGCCGCGGTCCCGCGTGAAGGGACACCCGGTGTCCCGCCGGCCGCagcttccagcccagccccgaCGTCCCCGCTGGCCCCTCCGTGGGGTCGGCGGAGCCTCAGGCGGAGCCGCCCGGGACAGccgcgggcgcggcggcgggggcggccaGCGCCTCCCGCTCCCGCTTCTTCTGCTTCATGCGGCGGTTCTGGAACCAGACCTTCACCTGGGCGTCGCGGAGGCGCAGCGAGCGGGCCACCTCGAGGCGGCGAGCCCGCGACAGGTACCGGCTGAAGTGAaactccttctccagctccgTGAGCTGCCGGGTGCTGAAGCTGGTGCGTGCGGAGCAGGCGGGAGGTTCCCTCCCGTACGGCGCCGCACCGCCTGCAACGCCGAAAAACACCGCGTTTCAGAGGGGGCAAAGGCAGGGGGAGGAAGCGGGGCGGGGATCGAGGCAGGAGAAGGGTAGTGGGGAGCCGGGATGGGAGCAGtccccgcccgctccccgccgccccACTCACTTCTCCCGGGCGGGCTCCGCTTCGCTCGCATCCACTCGAAGGTGCggggcgccgccggggccgccgcgggAGCCGGGCAGCCAggcgcgggggcggccccggggcaggGCGAGAGGTGCCGCAgccccccgccgcccgcgccgaggcagggacaggggcgCTCGGGGTCCGGCGGCGGCGAGCGGCCGCTCCCGGGAAGGATGGACGTAGCGAAGCCCAGCGGTCCGGCTCCGCGGGACGGCCGGTAGCCGGGGCCCGGCGCCGCGGGGGCAGCGGCCGCGTACCCCAGCGCCTGCGGGGGAGACGCGGCGCTGGCCGTGGTGCCCAGCGCCAGGAAGGCGTCGTCCCCTCGCTGGGGAAACGGGGCCTGCGGGGCACCGCGGCACAGCCCTGGCGGAAAGGTGAGAGCAAAGTACCCCAGGTCCATGACCCACGGGGCAACACCGCGCCCCGCCGGGGCAATATTGCCCTAATATAGGCCCCGGAGCGGGGCGGCACGTCCCGCCCAGCGGCCAATGGGAGCCCGGAGGGGGGAGCCCGCGCCGGGGGTCCCGGGCGCCGCCAGCTCCCCGGCCCACGCCCGGCTGCCCGGGGCTGGCGCGGGACTGCAGGTGGGCAGCCGGGCGTGGACCGGGGAGCTGGATTCCCCCGGGTTAGGCCGTTCCCCCTCGACGGAGTCGCCGCACACTTGGGACGTTTGCCGGAAGTTTAGAAGGTGAGTGAGCTGGCGATTTCCCGCTATCCGGGCTCCCGTCCGGGTACAGGTCTGCGCTCTCCCTTGCCCTGCAGCCGACCAGGCTCCTGGAGGCTCCCTGGGAGCCCACGCGGGTACATCCAGGTCTCCACACCCGGAGGCTGGGACGAGGGGCGGGTTGCTACTGCATCCCATGGCACTTAATGGTCTCCTTCAGTCAGATAagtgctctgcagcctctcaaAAATGAATCCCCTCACCGTTAACAGACCCACACTGTTAAtggacttttatttttcccttggcGATTCGGCATTGTTTACTGAGTGTTTGCAGCTGGCAGAGAGCACCAAGTTACTCTACCCAGCCAAATCGTCCAATTCTCTCTTGGTTTTCAATCCCCCAGAATCCCCCAGAATGGCAGGAAACAGCAACAAGGTGAAGGAGGTGAAATCTGGACTCCCAAAGTGATCATCTTTCCCTAAATGTCTCCAAGTGGCATTTGACCATCCAGTCTGAGCCATGCTGATGTTTGATTTGGGTAATGATTGGTTTCATCCAATGCCTCAGCTGATAACCACATGTCAGTGCagttcagagcagcagaagggtGTGCTGGGCAGAGTACACCTGGGCTTTGGTGACTTGGGACTGGACATACAAGGAACACGAAGAAGGGCTACATCATGCTGCTTTGAATTGGACTTGCAACCTTCTAATTCTCAGTAGGTGGATGTGGAGTCAGCTGGGAAATGCAAGGGTTGTGcgttattaaaaaatacatgttatttttaaataaaagcatgaaattTATATGCCTTCATCCATCATCCAGTGCCTTCCACTCAACAGCTCAAGGAGCTCTACAAGCTCTTGGAAAAAGTGCCATTTACCGTGGTCAAGAAGAAGCCACAAATTTTGCAAGGACCGAGCTTGGTGCCAACCTCATGAAGGCAACCGGAATCCCCAGAGAAGGAAACATTCCACTGGATCTCCTGTGGATTTCAGAGGGCCAGACTGGTGACAGGAAAAGGATATAATGAGGAGACATAATCAGACCATTTCACTGACTCAGTATGAACTCTTTCCCATGGAGATTTATGctgtgcagctcagctccaCCATTATACCCAGCTGATGAATTCAGAGCAGATCCTGCAGAGGCCCTGAGAGGACACATTGCTAGGACAGGCATACACATGCTGCAAAGGTACAGGATCGCTTCCCTGCACAGGGACTCTGATCAGTGACATGGCCTCCTGTCAGCCCCACTTTCTCCCCAGCTAATATTGTTCATCTCCTAGAAAACAACCATTGCAGACAAAGACTAGCTTTGTACGGATCATGTCTTAAGGGTGCTTGAACTTCGAGTCTACAGACATGGCAGTCACTGAAATCGCAGAGCCCTGAAGCTCGGTGTTCTCCTGGCACAGACTTGTTCACTCTGATGGGCTGTGTTGCCCAGATACTCTAATAATGGAGGATCACctaaatttctattttcaggGGATGCGGATATAAATTAGAAGAACAGTTTAAATCAAATACACTTTTCAGGGAACATACATTTTGAGGAAGGTGTTACATTCTGCATGATGCAAACTTTCTCAGCAATCCCATGGCAATCAGAACAGTTTGGAAAATGTTAtcttctgaaaaatcagaagCCTGGGAACACCAGGTTTTCTCTTTAGCAGAGAATGGCTGTCCATGCAGGAGAGC
Encoded here:
- the HOXD1 gene encoding homeobox protein Hox-D1; its protein translation is MDLGYFALTFPPGLCRGAPQAPFPQRGDDAFLALGTTASAASPPQALGYAAAAPAAPGPGYRPSRGAGPLGFATSILPGSGRSPPPDPERPCPCLGAGGGGLRHLSPCPGAAPAPGCPAPAAAPAAPRTFEWMRAKRSPPGRSGAAPYGREPPACSARTSFSTRQLTELEKEFHFSRYLSRARRLEVARSLRLRDAQVKVWFQNRRMKQKKREREALAAPAAAPAAVPGGSA